A window of Helicobacter pylori genomic DNA:
CTCTCTATTTAGAAAACGGGCTTTTTTTGCAAGCGCAAAGTTTTGGGGCTAGTGGCACGCAAGTGGGCGAGCTTGTTTTTAACACTTCCATGAGCGGCTATCAAGAAGTCATTAGTGATCCTAGCTATAAGGGGCAATTTGTGGTTTTTAGCATGCCAGAAATTGGGGTCGTGGGCACCAATTCTAAAGACGATGAATCCTTTTTTTCATGTGTAGGGATTTTAGCGCGCCATTACAACGAATTTTTTTCTAACTCAAGGGCGGATTTTAGCTTGAGCGCTTACTTGAAAGAGCGCGGCGTTTTAGGGATTTGTGGGGTTGATACTAGGAGTTTGATTAAAATTTTACGCCATCATGGGTGCTTGATGATGGTGGCTTCCACGATAGAGCATGATAAAAACACGCTTGAAGAGATTCTAAAAAACGCCCCTAGAATTTCTCACTCTCCCTTAGTGTCTAGCGTTTCCACACAAAAAATAATAACCCACGAACGCGCGACTTTTGATTTCAAAACCTTAGATTACAAGCCTTTTGATAAAAAAACCTCTCATAAAACTATCGCTGTGCTAGACTTTGGGGCTAAGGGCAATATCTTAAATGAGCTTCAAAATGTGGGGTTAAAAGCCCTTATTTACCCGCACCACACCAAAGCTAACGAGCTGATTAAAGCTTATGAAAAAAAAGAAATCCATGGGATTTTCCTCTCTAACGGGCCAGGCGATCCTTTGAGTTTGCAA
This region includes:
- the carA gene encoding glutamine-hydrolyzing carbamoyl-phosphate synthase small subunit, translated to MVSLYLENGLFLQAQSFGASGTQVGELVFNTSMSGYQEVISDPSYKGQFVVFSMPEIGVVGTNSKDDESFFSCVGILARHYNEFFSNSRADFSLSAYLKERGVLGICGVDTRSLIKILRHHGCLMMVASTIEHDKNTLEEILKNAPRISHSPLVSSVSTQKIITHERATFDFKTLDYKPFDKKTSHKTIAVLDFGAKGNILNELQNVGLKALIYPHHTKANELIKAYEKKEIHGIFLSNGPGDPLSLQQEIGEIKQLIGAKIPMFGICLGHQLLSIAQGYPTYKLKFGHHGSNHPVKNLETNAVEITAQNHNYCVPEAIENIAIITHRNLFDNTIEGVRYKNAPIISVQHHPESSPGPKESHYIFKEFVKLLEGF